The proteins below come from a single Tigriopus californicus strain San Diego chromosome 3, Tcal_SD_v2.1, whole genome shotgun sequence genomic window:
- the LOC131877910 gene encoding transmembrane protein 256 homolog: MSTIDSVLEAWSVSTKFVGKSLKESVTWLAGQDRPSHQSQSTQTQWAGSGGSSCSIAKPSNMLSGSVVRSGSTFVRIAGLSGAAAVALGAYGAHSFSADKAEFRKVYDTANFYHFIHTVALLAVPLSRRPLITGTLFLGGMTIFCGTIYYHALTEEKSLRKFTPYGGFLLIGGWLSLVL, encoded by the exons ATGTCCACCATTGATTCGGTTTTGGAGGCTTGGTCGGTTTCCACCAAATTTGTCGGCAAGTCACTCAAGGAATCCGTGACTTGGTTGGCTGGACAAGATCGGCCT TCACATCAAAGTCAATCGACGCAAACCCAGTGGGCGGGCTCTGGAGGGTCTAGTTGCTCAATAGCCAAGCCATCCAACATGTTATCAGGATCGGTTGTTCGGTCTGGATCCACATTTGTCCGGATTGCTGGATTATCAGGCGCTGCCGCTGTGGCCTTGGGAGCTTACGGAGCTCACA GTTTCTCGGCAGACAAGGCCGAGTTCCGGAAAGTGTATGACACGGCCAACTTTTACCATTTCATTCACACAGTGGCTCTGTTGGCGGTCCCCTTATCACGTCGACCACTTATC ACTGGAACCCTGTTTTTGGGTGGGATGACCATCTTTTGTGGGACCATTTATTACCATGCTTTGACCGAAGAAAAATCCTTGCGGAAGTTTACCCCTTATGGTGGATTTTTGCTCATTGGAGGATGGCTTAGTCTTGTTTTATAA
- the LOC131877909 gene encoding galactoside 2-alpha-L-fucosyltransferase SEC1-like: MPSSKQTICSLVLIFLSSAGSTQKDYCAKSEGQCCRTFATEEFNQTSRSIFMIRPQGRLGNHITAFAHLYQLREELGVDVYMERETKDLMGSVFSDATLQVMPVYEEEFCNFDAIPLTEIDLNIPLLLQEKTYRQGQTLSLRNKPNQGTKIYEDYVARLTASMKSVLHFRTEILEKVWSKMEKIAIKFWTKHPRIKPETPITWIGIHNRRTDLNNYAWKKHGLVPLEEEYFVEAMDYYRERFGEAVIFLYVSDDMKWGRQNLMNPKRDLFFVGNGKTEDMDEIAFDMTILAQCNHSITTRGTFGIWTAILAGGLVHHEGGVTDDLFHV; the protein is encoded by the exons ATGCCTTCTTCCAAACAAACAATTTGTTCGCTGGTTTTAATATTTTTATCAAGTGCTGGATCTACTCAGAAAGATTATTGTGCTAAATCAGAAGGACAATGTTGTCGGACATTTGCAACAGAAGAGTTCAACCAGACTTCACGGTCCATATTTATGATACGGCCTCAGGGTCGTTTGGGCAATCACATAACGGCCTTTGCTCATCTCTACCAATTAAGAGAAGAGCTTGGAGTTGATGTTTACATGGAGAGAGAAACGAAAGATCTCATGGGTTCGGTTTTTTCGGATGCCACCCTCCAAGTTATGCCAGTCTATGAGGAAGAATTCTGTAACTTTGATGCTATTCCATTGACGGAAATTGATCTTAATATCCCGTTACTGCTGCAAGAAAAAACGTACCGCCAAGGTCAAACCTTATCTTTAAGGAACAA GCCGAATCAAGGAACGAAAATATATGAGGACTATGTGGCGAGATTGACCGCGTCTATGAAGTCAGTCTTGCATTTTCGTACTGAAATACTTGAAAAAGTTTGGTCGAAGAtggaaaaaattgcaatcaaatttTGGACGAAGCATCCCAGGATTAAGCCAGAGACTCCGATTACCTGGATTGGCATTCATAATCGCCGAACAGATTTGAATAATTATGCGTGGAAGAAGCATGGCTTGGTCCCTTTAGAAGAGGAATATTTTGTCGAAGCCATGGATTATTACAG GGAGCGTTTTGGAGAGGCCGTAATATTTTTGTACGTGTCAGATGACATGAAGTGGGGCCGCCAGAACCTGATGAATCCTAAGCGAGATCTCTTCTTTGTTGGCAATGGAAAGACAGAAGACATGGACGAGATTGCGTTTGATATGACGATATTGGCTCAATGTAATCATTCCATTACAACTCGGGGCACCTTCGGAATTTGGACTGCCATATTGGCGGGTGGACTTGTTCATCATGAGGGTGGAGTGACTGACGATCTTTTTCATGTCTAA
- the LOC131877363 gene encoding galactoside 2-alpha-L-fucosyltransferase SEC1-like, with the protein MSWTMKTIGLLMINILVSVCVCEQDYCVKSERQCCRTFVVEEFNQASRSIVVIEPYGRLGNHLTAFAHLYQLREELGVDVYIVNQTRKLMSQVFSETTLQTLPVLEEEFCNIDDIPFRDFDLDIRYILTDESYRKGHILLLLDERVRHLKLNQRTKEYREFIQKFTNSMRSVLQFRPEILEAVDTKMTKIATKFRQKHPTIDQAALITWIGIHNRRTDFNNFAWQKHGLTPFEEEYFVEAMDYYRERFGEAVIFLYVSDDMKWGRLNLMNPKRDLFFVGKGKTEDEDEIAFDMTLLAQCNHSIYTRGTFGIWTAAMAGGLIHHERGVSENVVDI; encoded by the exons ATGAGTTGGACAATGAAGACAATTGGCTTGTTGATGATAAATATCTTAGTGTCTGTTTGTGTGTGTGAACAAGATTATTGTGTAAAATCGGAACGGCAATGTTGTCGGACATTTGTCGTCGAGGAGTTCAACCAGGCTTCGAGGTCAATAGTTGTCATCGAGCCATATGGCCGTTTAGGCAACCATCTAACAGCCTTTGCTCATTTATATCAATTAAGAGAAGAGCTTGGAGTTGATGTGTACATTGTGAATCAAACGAGGAAGCTCATGAGCCAAGTATTCTCAGAGACCACCCTCCAAACTCTGCCAGTTCTGGaagaagagttttgcaacATTGATGACATCCCATTCAGAGACTTTGATCTGGACATCCGTTACATTTTGACCGATGAGAGCTACCGAAAGGGCCATATCTTATTGCTTCTAGATGAGCGAGTCCGTCACTTAAA GTTGAACCAACGAACCAAAGAGTACAGGGAATTCATCCAGAAGTTTACAAACTCCATGAGAAGTGTCCTGCAATTTCGTCCTGAAATCTTGGAAGCGGTCGACACCAAGATGACCAAAATTGCCACCAAATTTAGGCAAAAACATCCAACCATAGATCAAGCGGCTCTAATCACGTGGATTGGCATCCACAATCGTCGAACGGATTTCAACAACTTTGCTTGGCAAAAACATGGCCTAACTCCCTTTGAAGAGGAGTACTTTGTCGAAGCAATGGATTATTACCG AGAGCGTTTTGGAGAGGCTGTAATATTCTTGTACGTGTCGGATGACATGAAGTGGGGCCGCCTGAATCTGATGAACCCCAAACGAGATCTCTTCTTTGTTGGCAAAGGAAAGAcagaggacgaggacgagatCGCCTTTGACATGACTCTATTGGCTCAATGCAACCATTCTATTTATACTCGTGGTACTTTCGGCATCTGGACGGCCGCCATGGCCGGTGGGCTTATTCATCATGAGCGTGGCGTGTCTGAGAATGTCGTTGATATTTAA
- the LOC131877364 gene encoding dihydropteridine reductase-like has product MQRAIIYGGRGGLGTVLVSHFKAKGWWICSVDLQPNEEANENVLVDPKLDWVLQDALVLTEMEKKVGTEKVDAIINMAGGWAGGAADSKDFIPNCDLMWKQSVWSSTIAASLASKYLKAGGLVLLPGAKPALAGTPGMIGYGMAKAAVHQLVKSLACEKSGLPADSCTLALLPITLDTPMNRKWMPKADHSTWTSLDYVAELALKWSTGLDRPSSGSLVQLVTAGGATSLICE; this is encoded by the exons ATGCAACGAGCAATCATTTATGGAGGTCGAGGAGGCTTGGGCACGGTCTTGGTGAgccatttcaaggccaaaggcTGGTGGATCTGTTCGGTGGATCTCCAACCAAATGAGGAGGCCAACGAGAACGTCTTGGTGGATCCCAAGTTAGATTGGGTCCTTCAAGACGCCTTGGTCTTGAcagaaatggagaagaaggTCGGGACCGAGAAAGTGGACGCGATTATCAACATGGCTG GCGGTTGGGCCGGGGGTGCCGCAGATAGCAAGGATTTCATCCCCAATTGCGATCTCATGTGGAAACAATCCGTTTGGAGCTCCACCATCGCCGCTTCTCTTGCCTCCAAATATCTCAAAGCCGGTGGTCTTGTCCTTCTTCCCGGGGCCAAACCCGCTTTGGCTGGAACTCCAG GAATGATTGGTTATGGAATGGCCAAGGCAGCCGTCCATCAATTGGTCAAGTCTTTGGCTTGTGAAAAATCCGGCCTGCCCGCCGATTCCTGTACCCTGGCACTCCTCCCTATCACGTTGGATACGCCCATGAACCGAAAATGGATGCCCAAGGCGGATCACTCCACTTGGACCAGTTTGGACTACGTGGCCGAATTAGCCCTCAAATGGTCGACTGGATTAGACCGGCCCTCTAGCGGGAGTCTGGTTCAACTTGTGACCGCGGGCGGAGCCACTTCCCTTATTTGCGAATAG
- the LOC131877362 gene encoding seipin-like, which yields MQYIRSTVTRARGLPAKASEHIESLLELTKTMIYYTVVISLTLNLLGMVSIFMYGTFYFAFVPAPQHEGAIHPTFVPCERVMGKCGFLNATVELSERNPVLMTGQPYTVMIQLEMPESPVNRKLGMFMNCLHMRSREGIIRKDSCKASLMQYRSELLRVIETFVFSPVLLTGHSTEKQWVTVEFFSNFLDDPLSPVVGMNYEIQSRFIEVYNIRYKIYANFSGLRYLMFHYPLISALIGSSLNLMFLSAVILLSWYRFFSPKLKDEDEFYSNSEYQPDFFQSPEQEYELGEKEDLLKEEDIEDEKDSEDGSSVEDLQSELDLIHRHAQEKASILEDAEKDDVASRS from the coding sequence ATGCAATACATTCGTTCCACGGTTACCCGTGCCCGGGGTCTTCCGGCCAAGGCCTCGGAGCACATCGAGTCACTCTTGGAGCTCACCAAGACCATGATCTATTACACAGTAGTGATCAGTCTCACCCTCAATCTCCTGGGAatggtgtccattttcatgtaTGGAACATTCTACTTCGCCTTTGTTCCCGCTCCCCAACACGAAGGAGCCATTCATCCCACCTTTGTCCCATGTGAACGGGTCATGGGCAAGTGCGGATTCTTGAATGCCACGGTAGAGCTCTCTGAGAGGAACCCGGTTCTCATGACGGGCCAACCTTATACAGTGATGATCCAATTGGAAATGCCGGAATCACCCGTGAACCGCAAATTGGGCATGTTTATGAATTGTTTGCATATGCGAAGTCGAGAAGGGATAATTCGCAAGGATAGCTGCAAAGCGTCCTTGATGCAATATCGATCCGAACTTTTACGGGTTATCGAGACCTTTGTGTTTTCACCTGTGTTGCTCACGGGTCATTCCACGGAGAAGCAATGGGTGACCGTGGAGTTCTTCTCCAACTTCTTGGATGATCCTCTCAGTCCGGTGGTTGGTATGAACTACgagattcaatctcggtttaTTGAGGTGTACAATATACGATACAAGATCTACGCCAACTTCAGTGGACTCCGCTACTTGATGTTTCATTATCCCCTCATATCTGCCCTGATTGGAAGCAGTCTCAATTTGATGTTCCTGTCTGCAGTGATACTCCTGTCTTGGTACCGATTCTTTTCCCCCAAATTGAAGGATGAGGACGAATTCTATTCGAATAGCGAGTATCAACCGGATTTCTTCCAAAGTCCGGAGCAAGAATATGAActgggagaaaaagaagatcttttgaaagaagaagatatagaagatgaaaaagattCCGAAGATGGCTCCTCAGTTGAAGATCTACAATCCGAATTGGATCTAATACATCGGCATGCCCAGGAAAAAGCCTCCATTTTAGAGGACGCAGAAAAAGATGACGTTGCTTCGAGAAGCTAA